A genomic region of Pseudopipra pipra isolate bDixPip1 chromosome W, bDixPip1.hap1, whole genome shotgun sequence contains the following coding sequences:
- the LOC135405358 gene encoding olfactory receptor 14A16-like — protein sequence MNCIEIWSDIVRGVCLNFTLWLPFLSRPCAKKQQMSNSSSMPQFLLLAFADRRELQLLHFWLFLAISLAALLANGLILSAVACDHHLHTPMGFFLLNLSLTDLGCICTTVPKAMHNSLWDTTTISYMGCAAQVFLLVFFLGTEFSLLTIMCYDRYVAICKPLHYGTLLGSRACAHMAAAAWATGFLNSLLHTANTFSLPLCKGNALGQFFCEIPHILKLSCSHSGYLRELGLIVVSVCLIFGCFVFIVFSYVQIFRAVLRIPSQQGRHKAFSTCLPHLTVVSLFSSTSFFAYLKPPSISSPSLDLIVSVLYSVMSPTLNPFIYSLRNQELKDALRKIITGCFSEAINSPSSACYLPH from the coding sequence ATGAATTGTATTGAAATCTGGAGTGATATTGTCAGAGGCGTCTGTCTAAACTTTACCCTGTGGCTTCCTTTTCTGAGCAGACCCTGTGctaagaagcagcaaatgtccaacagcagctccatgccccagttcctcctcctggcatttgcagacaggagggagctgcagctcctgcacttctggctcttcctggccatctccctggctgccctcctggccaacggcctcatcctcagcgccgtagcctgtgaccaccacctgcacacccccatgggcttcttcctgctcaacctctccctcacagacctgggctgcatctgcaccactgtccccaaagccatgcacaattccctctgggacaccactaCCATCTcttacatgggatgtgctgcacaggtttttctgcttgtcttctttcttggaacagagttttccctcctcaccatcatgtgctacgaccgctacgttgccatctgcaaacccctgcactacgggaccctcctgggcagcagagcttgtgcccacatggcagcagctgcctgggccactgggtttctcaattctctgctgcacacagccaatacattttccctgcccctgtgcaagggcaatgccctgggacagttcttctgtgaaatcccacacatcctcaagctctcctgctcacactcaggctacctcagagAACTTGGGCTTATTGTGGTTAGTGTCTGTTTAATATttgggtgttttgttttcattgttttctcctatgtgcagatcttcagggctgtgctgaggatcccctctcagcagggacggcacaaagccttttccacgtgcctccctcacctgacCGTGGTCTCTCTGTTTAGCAGCACCTCATtctttgcctacctgaagcctccctccatctcctccccatccctggatcttattgtgtcagttctgtactcagtgatgtctccaacactgaaccccttcatctacagcctgaggaaccaggagctcaaggatgccctgaggaaaatcataactgggtgtttttcagaagcaataaactctccttcttctgcatgctATCTTCCTCATTAA
- the LOC135405023 gene encoding gastrula zinc finger protein XlCGF49.1-like: protein MEEEAPPSREKPFRCLECGKSFRKSTDLLKHQHIHTGERPYTCGNCGKNFSDRSTLHTHRRIHTGERPYTCGECGKSFSLNTTLRTHQLIHTGERPYKCSECGKRFQRSSSVLLHERTHTDERPFRCTDCGKGFNRNSNLVAHWRIHTGERPYKCGECGKSFTQSSNWTKHQRTHQ from the exons atggaggaggaggct cctcccagcagggaaaagcccttcaggtgcttggaatgtgggaagagcttcaggaagagcaccGACCTCCTcaagcaccagcacatccacactggggaacggccctataCATGTGGGAATTGTGGGAAGAACTTCAGTGACCGGTCCACCCTCCACacccaccgtcgcatccacactggggaacggccctacacatgtggggaatgtgggaagagcttcagcctgAACAccaccctccgcacccaccagctcatccacactggggaacgacctTACAAGTGCtcggaatgtgggaagaggtttcagcgCAGCTCCAGTGtcctcctgcatgagcggacgcacacggatgagaggcccttccgctgcaccgactgcgggaagggcttcaaccggaactccaaCCTCGTCGCCCActggcgcatccacaccggggagaggccctacaagtgtggggagtgtgggaagagcttcacccagagtTCCAATTggaccaaacaccaacggacccaccagtgA